GGACGACAGCGGCAGCGCTGAACCCGAAATCAGTCTTGAAGCAAGCAAAGGTGGATTGATCCCCGCCTCAGTGCGATTAATTGCCGGCATTACCGTTCTCGCGGTCGGATCACAGGTTCTGGTGAATGGCGCGGTCAGCGCCGCAACCCTTCTGGGGGTTAGTGAGGCAGTGATCGGTCTGACGATCGTTTCAGCCGGAACGTCGATGCCTGAATTGATTACGTCCCTGGTGGCAGCCCTGCGCGGACGCACCGATCTGGCCATCGGCAACGTGGTGGGCAGCTGCCTGTTGAACCTGATGCTGGTGCTGGGCGGCGGAGCTATAGCGGCAGCTGGCAACGGACTTGAAGTGAGCCCGGAACTGATTCAGGACGACCTGCCGGTAATGCTGCTCACCAGCCTGGCCTGCATGCCGATCTTTTGGACGAAAGGTCGCATCTCGCGCGTTGAAGGAGGGCTACTTCTCGGCCTCTATGTTCTGTATCTGATCGACAATGTTTTGCCCAGAACGGCTATGGCCAGCTGGGCCGATGAATTTCGACTTGTAGTGCTCTGCGTTGTAATCCCAATCGTGATGATCGTGATTTTCACTCAGGCTGTTTTTTATTGGCGGAACAACCAGAGCAGTCCAACCATTTGAAATCAATAGCTAGAAAGCAATTGCTTTTTGGCTATTAGCCGCCACATGGTCCAACTCATCTCTGGCAATTAATTCGATTACATCTCGAAGAGTTTTAGGCTCACGTTCATCACGGGCAGACCACATGTTTCCATCTTTTCTCCAATAGGCCGTTGCAATCGGCGTGACGGGCTGCTGCAACCACTCCTCTGGCTGCTCCGAAAGCATGCGCCGGTACGTCTTAACAGCTTCGGCCTCAACAGCTTCTCCAAGCAAAGCGGCCAACTCGTGATCCAACAAGGTAGTAAGAGCAAATATCCAATAAACAAGGACAGCTACATGCCTTGCCACAAAGCGATCTATCCATAAAGACAGCCCACCAAGATCACGAGAAAAAATGTCTTCATGCGTCTGCTCATTACTATCCTGACGACGTGCAAGTTCCAGAGTCTTACGAATAGCACCGCTCTGATCAAGGCCAATCGTTTCAAGGTAATGGCAAGCACTTTCCTCAGCCGTATAGGCCGTGCGAGCGATGATCTCTAAAGATGCTGCCCGACGAGCATCAGCTGCAGGCCAAAGAAGACTGAGCAACTGCTCGCCTGATTCAATCAAAAAATGAGCAAAATCAGCCTTATGACCTCGAGTCTGCATGAATGATTCCACGTCATATATATCGATCTAATCGTGGTCTAGATCGCCATATATGCATTGTCTTGCACCTTTCACAGTGTCGAAAGGATTGCCGGATCAGAGCATCGTTACGAACTCCTCTGAAACAGAAGGGTGCAGAGCCATGGTGCGATCGAAATCAGCCTTGGTGGCGCCCATCCCCACGGCAATCGCCGCCATCTGAATAATTTCCGCAGCGTGCTCGCCCACCATGTGGCAGCCCAACACCCGATCGGTGTACTTCTCCATCACCAGCTTGAGCAGACAACGGGGGCCGGAGGCGGGCAGAGCCCTGGCCATTGAACGGAAGCGGGCGCGGTGAATAACAACACCATCCGCACCATGACGTTCGATGGCCTGTTCTTCCGATAAACCAACGGTCGCCAGCTCTGGATCGCTGAACACGGCACTTGCCACCAGCTCGTGGTTCACCTGCCGCTGACGCGAACCAAAGACGCTGTCAGCGAAAGCACGACCTTCATCAATGGCCACAGGCGTGAGGTTGACCCGATCGGTGACATCGCCGACGGCATGGATGTGGGGCACCGATGTGCAGGAGTTGGCATCGACCCTGATGCGACCGTTGTCGACCGCAATACCGGCAGCGTCCAACCCCAGATCCGCAAGCCAGGGGCGACGGCCAGTGGCCATCAACACACCCCCACAATCCAAGGACTGACCATTCCCCAGCCGCGCCTTCAGCGCCCCGGGATTTCCCTCCACACCCACCAGCGTCTGCTCCAGCAGCACCTCGATGCCCTGCTCACGCATGCCATCCAGCACGGCATCTGCCAACTCGGCATCAAAGCCACGCAGCAACCGAGACCCACGCACCACCTGGGTGACCGCAACACCAAGGCCCCGCAGGATGCAGGCGAACTCGCAGGCAATAAAGCCTGCTCCCACCACCAGCACAGAGGATGGGACATCTTCCAGCAAAAACATGTCGTCACTCACCCAGGTGTTTTCAACCCCTGGAATCTCCGGCCGGACCGG
Above is a genomic segment from Synechococcus sp. MU1643 containing:
- a CDS encoding alternative oxidase is translated as MQTRGHKADFAHFLIESGEQLLSLLWPAADARRAASLEIIARTAYTAEESACHYLETIGLDQSGAIRKTLELARRQDSNEQTHEDIFSRDLGGLSLWIDRFVARHVAVLVYWIFALTTLLDHELAALLGEAVEAEAVKTYRRMLSEQPEEWLQQPVTPIATAYWRKDGNMWSARDEREPKTLRDVIELIARDELDHVAANSQKAIAF
- a CDS encoding calcium/sodium antiporter, encoding MPEFLQASIQVLLGIGLLFGGGELFVQGSVAMAVIFGIPQLVIGLTVVSLGTSAPELFVSLSSVLQGADALAVSNVVGSNIFNVMVVLGSSALVLPLRVESRLVRRDVPLMIAISAAVWGMASAGRVTWQAGLALLLGLVINTIWEIRTAREQPDDSGSAEPEISLEASKGGLIPASVRLIAGITVLAVGSQVLVNGAVSAATLLGVSEAVIGLTIVSAGTSMPELITSLVAALRGRTDLAIGNVVGSCLLNLMLVLGGGAIAAAGNGLEVSPELIQDDLPVMLLTSLACMPIFWTKGRISRVEGGLLLGLYVLYLIDNVLPRTAMASWADEFRLVVLCVVIPIVMIVIFTQAVFYWRNNQSSPTI
- the gorA gene encoding glutathione-disulfide reductase, which codes for MGADLDLIVVGAGSGGLAAAKRAARHGARVAIVEGDRVGGTCVIRGCVPKKLLVYGAQARHQLADASAYGLHIQSVRSDVPDLLRRVRAEVDRLNELHLGFLDKAGVQLISGWGRFTAPDRIGICEQRGGSVQQELSAPRFLVAVGGRPVRPEIPGVENTWVSDDMFLLEDVPSSVLVVGAGFIACEFACILRGLGVAVTQVVRGSRLLRGFDAELADAVLDGMREQGIEVLLEQTLVGVEGNPGALKARLGNGQSLDCGGVLMATGRRPWLADLGLDAAGIAVDNGRIRVDANSCTSVPHIHAVGDVTDRVNLTPVAIDEGRAFADSVFGSRQRQVNHELVASAVFSDPELATVGLSEEQAIERHGADGVVIHRARFRSMARALPASGPRCLLKLVMEKYTDRVLGCHMVGEHAAEIIQMAAIAVGMGATKADFDRTMALHPSVSEEFVTML